A segment of the bacterium genome:
GCGCTTCCGCCGAGCGAGATCCTGCGGATCTGCCCGAAGCTCAGCCCCGCCGAGCGGGGCCACTTCGAATCGATCGAGCCGCGCCGCTCGATCGTGATCCATCGCCGGGTGAGCGATCCCGCCTGGCTGTTGCGCGGCCTGGCGGGCGTGACCTTCGTGCCCGGGGAGCTGCCCGAGATGCGCGACCTCCGGATCCTCGGGCCGCCGGCGGAGCCCTATTCGTCGGACCCCTTCTGGATCCGGATCTCCCTGGAGGTCGGGGCCGTGGACGACTACTGGACCCGCTCCGACACCGAGATCGTCCGCCAGGTCGACGCCTCGTTCCGCGGCTCTTCCCTCGGCGCGCTGCCGGAGGGGCCGTCCCGGGTCGAGCGACTGCCGGAGATCATCTCGGTCCAGGGTCGGGGGGCGCTCGCCCGCCGCGACCGGTTCAACGCGCGCACCGATCGCTCGCCGCGCCTCGTCTTCGCGACGAGCGCGCTCACGACGCCGGACCTCGAAGGCCGCGTGACCATCGGGATGCGCGCCGCCGCCGAAGCCATCGCCTCCCTCCACGCACCGATCGTCGATCCTTCCCAGGTCGCGGACGCCGCGGCGGTCGAGCCGGCCCCGGACGAAGCGGCCGCCGACCTCCCGGTCGAAGGCTGAGGGATGGGCGGGCCGGCCGGGTCACCGCGCTGTCTGCTCCACGCCGACATGGATGCGTTCTACGCGTCGGTCGAGCAGCGTGACCGCCCGGAGCTCCGTGGGCGGCCCATCGTCGTGGGTGGCGCGGGGAATCGCGGCGTGGTCGCGGCGGCGAGCTACGAGGCGCGCGAGTACGGCGTGCACTCGGCGATGCCCTCGGTCGAGGCCAAGCGGCTCTGCCCCGACCTCGTCTTCGTCTCCGGGGACATGAAGCGCTATGCCGCGGAGTCGCGCCGGATCTTCGAGATCTTTCGCGGCTATTCGCCGAGCGTCGAGGGCTTGTCCCTCGACGAGGCTTTCCTCGATCTCACCGGGACGGAGCGCCTGCTCGGCGCGCCCGCCGATGTCGGCGAGCGACTCCGGCGCGAGGTGCGCGAGAAGACGGCGCTTCCGATCTCGGTCGGGATCGGGCCGATCAAGATGGTCGCCAAGATCGCGAGCGGCGCCGCCAAGCCCGACGGGCTCCTCGAGGTTCCGCCCGATGCGGTCGGGCGGTTCCTGGAACCGCTTTCGGCGCGCAAGATCTGGGGCGTCGGGCCGGTCGCGGGCGAACGCCTCGAGGGCTTCGGCTACCGCACGATCGGGGATCTCGCGCGCGCCGATCCCGCGACCCTGCGCGCTCATCTCGGCGACTGGGGCGAGTCGATCGGCCGCCTCGCCCGCGGCGAGGACCTGCGCGAGGTCGAGCCCCATCGCGAGGCGGTCTCGCTCTCCGAGGAGAACACCTTCGATCGGGACGTCACGGATCGGAGCGTGCTCGAAGCGACGATCCTGACCCACGCCGAGAGCGTGGCGCGACGACTGCGGCGTCAGCATCTCTTCGCCCGGACCGTCGTA
Coding sequences within it:
- a CDS encoding DNA polymerase IV, translating into MGGPAGSPRCLLHADMDAFYASVEQRDRPELRGRPIVVGGAGNRGVVAAASYEAREYGVHSAMPSVEAKRLCPDLVFVSGDMKRYAAESRRIFEIFRGYSPSVEGLSLDEAFLDLTGTERLLGAPADVGERLRREVREKTALPISVGIGPIKMVAKIASGAAKPDGLLEVPPDAVGRFLEPLSARKIWGVGPVAGERLEGFGYRTIGDLARADPATLRAHLGDWGESIGRLARGEDLREVEPHREAVSLSEENTFDRDVTDRSVLEATILTHAESVARRLRRQHLFARTVVLKWRLARRTKEGPRGYPARTRQLTLAEPTDDGEVIAQVAKSLLDDALAEPVRLLGVGVSGLVDEGGGAAQLSLFDSAEGAGDADPRVMQATPKKRQLNRALDALADKFGDDVVRRASQGDARHATLSGQWKRGSRDTDRPDAERDGDEGR